The DNA sequence CTAAATAAACGAATAAGCTCTACGCGACGGAAAACACTTCAGCCCAAAAGGATTCCCTTCGGCCTTATATGAATCTTGATTTCTCGGCCCAAACACTTAAGAAAGGCCCAACCCAAACGCACAATATGACCCAAATTCAAACCTCTCTCTCAAAACAGAGTCGCCTCCCTCCCTTCTTCTCTCTACCGCCGTGTGCTCGAATTCGCGCCGTCATTGTTATCTCTCCCGACGGTGAACCGCTGCTGTTCGCTCGCttccatttttaaaagtttttctGAACAAATTGGACTGCATCGGTAATTTACCGCGGTGAACAAGATGGTGGTGAAGGTGGCAAAAGTGCAGAAAACAAAACCCTTACCTGCCGCGGAGCAGGTGAAGTAAAGCTTAATGTTGCCAATCTCTCCAATTTCTATTGTTTGACTGTAAATTGATTGTTTGAGGTTGATTTGCATTGGCAGActgaagaagagaagatgtCAGTTAAGAAATATCTGCGAGGGGAAGCTGCGGATTTGGGGGTAAATTGTTTTTTACATTTACTGCTGTGATTTGAGGTTTTTGTTTGGATGTTTTGATAATTGTGTTTGTTGCTTGTTGCAGGAACTACAAGATAAGAAATTGAAGGGTCAGCTAGCTGTGAGGGAAGAGTTGTATGGGAAGTCTGCCCAAGCTGCTGCTCAGGCTGAGAAGGTAACTCCTTGATTTGCTTCAGATGCTATTGTTACTTTTTGTTTTCTGTAACATTGAGCTATTAGTGAACTTTCAGCATTGAGAAGAGATTAATTCTTTTTTGGTGTTTTCGTAGTGGCTTATGCCGAGTGAAGGAGGCTATCTCGAAGTTGAGGGTATAGAGAAAACGTGGAGGATTAAGCAGGACGCAATAGCTGCTGAAGTAGATATCTTGAGTTTGAGGAAACAATTCGATATTGTCTTGCCAGGTTCGGATCCCATTTATATGTGGAATCGTATATTTTGGCGTTTAAGTTGGATGATAATTATTCTTGGATATGATGTGCTATATATTGTATCGTAGTTGGAGGACTCGAATATTGATTGATCGATGatatgaaatgactcaaaGTTATGTCTTCTGGAGCTTGGGGAAATTAAGATATTTTCCGAATGTAGAGTGGTATTGTATTAGATATATGTTCTTAATTGGATAGATTACGCTTCATATTTGTTTATTGGCTTAGAAACTGGATAGTAATATGATTAATGGCAAACATTTACCTGTTTATATGTTGCTTTCCTATAATTTTCACATATTCTTTTACCCTGCTTCTTATTGAATCTGGAAGCAGAGGATATATGTTGTTGCTTCATGACTTCATCACCTTTTCTCGATTCTCAAGTTATATCTATTTGCAGATTTTGGCCCCTACACTCTGGATTTCTCCTTGAGTGGCCGATATATGATAGCGGGTGGAAAAAAGGGTCATATGGCCCTTCTGGACATGAAAAATATGGACCTCATTAAAGAATTTCAGGTACATAGTTGTGTCTAAAGgctaatttgtattttgttgaaaGTGGGATATTAAGCTGTGCAAGTCTCTTCAGGTTAGGGAGACTGTTCGTGATGTGGTATTTTTGCATAATCAGAAGCTTTTCGCTGCTGCTCAGAAGAAGTAAGTCCCTCTTGTCATTTTCTTTACATGAGAAATGATTTGGTTGTGCAGTGAAAGGAAAAGCTTTTTCTTGAGGGCGAATGGTTTACATAAACTATTTGGTACTTCTTAAATTCCAAATGATATAAGAGATTTTTTTAGCAATATATCTGAATATGGTGCACTTATTTGTGGCAGGTATGTATACATGTATAGCGACAATGGAACTGAAATGCACTGCCTCAAGGTTAGCAATCTAATCTCTTGCTAATTAGACAGTTGCTAATCTTTTAGCGTTTTAAACTAGGCTGCGTATGATTTTACATAGTGGGCAACCATTTAGAACAAAAATGCAGGATCGAGAGTGGAAAAGCTGGTTTTTATGCTGGTTGAATGGATCATGTTTCATGACTTTCAACACTAGATGAAGTTAATATTGGCCATATGTTCAATAGATCCAATTTTTCACAACAAGTAGCTTGAGAGAttattcttttgattttttacaGCTGATCATATTTCTCTGTTTTTCAGGAGCATGGTGCTGTAACGAAATTACAGTTTCTGAATAAGCATTTCCTGTTGACCTCCATCAATAAACTCGGCCAGCTTCATTACCAAGATATCACAACAGGGGAGATGATTGGCAATTACCGAACTGGTCTGGGTCGCACTGATACAATGGAGGTTAATCCCTACAATAATGTCATTGGCGTTGGTCATTCTGGTGGCACAGTAAGCATGTGGAAGCCTACCAGTGCTGCTCCACTCGTCAAGATGCTGTGTCATCAAGGTCCCGTCACAGCTATGGCGTTCCACTCCAACGGACATCTCATGGCAACAGCCGGAATGGAGAGGAAAATAAAACTGTGGGATTTGAGAAAGTTTGAGGTTCTCCAAACATTACCAGGCACCACCAAGTCTATGCAATTCAGTCAGAAAGGTCTGCTCGCAGCTGCCACCGGCGGATCCTTTGTGCAGGTATTCGGAGATTTATCCGGGTCACAAGAGTACAGCCGATACATGGGTCATTCCATGGCTAAAGGATACCAAATAAAGAAAGTACAGTTTAGACCTTACGAAGACGTTCTCGCCATTGGGCATTCACAGGGTTGGTCTTCCATATTGATTCCAGGATCTGGGGAGCCCAACTTCGACACTTGGGTGGCGAATCCCTTTGAGACACGTAAGCAAAGAAACGAGAAGGAAGTGCGCTCCCTTCTCGACAAACTTCCCCCAGAGACCATCATGCTGGACCCATCCAAAATTGGTTCGGTGAAGCCTGCTACGAAGAAAGAAGGGCCCACGAAGCA is a window from the Salvia hispanica cultivar TCC Black 2014 chromosome 1, UniMelb_Shisp_WGS_1.0, whole genome shotgun sequence genome containing:
- the LOC125201453 gene encoding probable U3 small nucleolar RNA-associated protein 7, with translation MVVKVAKVQKTKPLPAAEQTEEEKMSVKKYLRGEAADLGELQDKKLKGQLAVREELYGKSAQAAAQAEKWLMPSEGGYLEVEGIEKTWRIKQDAIAAEVDILSLRKQFDIVLPDFGPYTLDFSLSGRYMIAGGKKGHMALLDMKNMDLIKEFQVRETVRDVVFLHNQKLFAAAQKKYVYMYSDNGTEMHCLKEHGAVTKLQFLNKHFLLTSINKLGQLHYQDITTGEMIGNYRTGLGRTDTMEVNPYNNVIGVGHSGGTVSMWKPTSAAPLVKMLCHQGPVTAMAFHSNGHLMATAGMERKIKLWDLRKFEVLQTLPGTTKSMQFSQKGLLAAATGGSFVQVFGDLSGSQEYSRYMGHSMAKGYQIKKVQFRPYEDVLAIGHSQGWSSILIPGSGEPNFDTWVANPFETRKQRNEKEVRSLLDKLPPETIMLDPSKIGSVKPATKKEGPTKQDIEAQKEAAIEDAKKTKLKKKTKGRSKPSKVTKKKQEAIMRAKKPFLEKQDEKVKKKRKRVEEENQLPKSLQRFARKVPAS